From a single Arachis hypogaea cultivar Tifrunner chromosome 3, arahy.Tifrunner.gnm2.J5K5, whole genome shotgun sequence genomic region:
- the LOC112790257 gene encoding FRIGIDA-like protein 4a, protein MAETSSARVQKFFEDLESHKAILTTCTNLFAALSHRFTSLDTSLHQKSQSLDSKLQSLQSRSHQTLEELRHRDSSIPERESAAAALIRDQTDAALSDLRKPLPANPDLSTTLKCLSRKMDSSALLRFIVSKRKESASLRAEISASISEAVDPPRLVLDAVEEFLNCKLAKSGVTDKRWACGILIQALFPESGAGAKRPEFSRRIVERAVRLVELWKRQMDEESENGTVGAAEVVMFLQMVVCFGLRSMFDDDYLRKFVMEFASRRDMAKLAAMLEFGDKMIDIIDELVKNGKEVEAVYFASESGLTERFPPVDLLKSCLRNYKKNAAITSKKGNNNQAATDDSTTLELNTIKAIIKCVEDHKLESEFNLDNLRKRVTQLEKTKAERKKSATAGKPKKRSIRAGGAGSSRPSKSAKFHPHPSSSSSRRNLAPSLQPSPNARFSSAFNYPSQTVYDASATANPYAATYGAAHTQSPAGMTQQHYSLPVDNLGPPGYRSSTAYVGQSSYGMYDYGNATLSTYQPPYTVDQSSYRG, encoded by the exons ATGGCGGAAACAAGCTCAGCAAGGGTACAGAAATTCTTCGAGGACCTGGAATCCCACAAGGCTATACTCACCACCTGCACCAACCTCTTCGCCGCCCTCTCACACCGCTTCACCTCCCTCGACACCTCCCTCCACCAAAAATCCCAATCCCTCGATTCCAAGCTCCAATCTCTCCAATCCCGCTCCCACCAAACCCTCGAAGAACTACGCCACCGTGACTCCTCCATCCCCGAGCGCGAGTCCGCCGCCGCTGCCCTAATCCGTGACCAGACCGACGCCGCCCTCTCCGACCTCCGCAAGCCCCTCCCCGCCAACCCCGACCTCTCCACCACCCTCAAATGCCTCTCTCGCAAGATGGACTCCTCCGCCCTCCTCCGCTTCATCGTCTCCAAGCGCAAGGAATCCGCATCCCTCAGGGCGGAGATATCCGCCTCCATATCCGAGGCCGTGGACCCCCCAAGGCTGGTCCTCGACGCCGTCGAAGAATTCCTGAATTGCAAGCTGGCTAAGTCTGGCGTCACCGATAAGAGATGGGCCTGCGGGATCCTGATTCAGGCTCTGTTTCCGGAATCTGGTGCCGGAGCAAAGCGTCCGGAGTTTTCTCGGCGGATTGTGGAGAGGGCGGTGCGGCTGGTGGAGCTGTGGAAGAGGCAGATGGACGAGGAATCGGAGAATGGAACTGTTGGTGCTGCGGAGGTGGTGATGTTTCTGCAGATGGTGGTGTGTTTTGGACTGAGGTCTATGTTCGATGATGACTATTTGAGGAAGTTCGTTATGGAGTTTGCGTCCAGAAGGGACATGGCTAAGCTTGCTGCCATGTTGGAATTCGGTGATAAGATGATAG ATATAATAGATGAACTAGTAAAAAATGGCAAAGAGGTAGAAGCTGTTTATTTTGCTTCAGAATCTGGTTTGACTGAAAGGTTTCCTCCAGTCGACCTGCTCAAGTCCTGTCTTCGGAACTACAAGAAGAATGCTGCTATAACGTCGAAGAAGGGAAATAACAATCAGGCTGCTACG GATGATTCAACCACTTTGGAGTTGAATACAATTAAGGCCATAATCAAATGCGTAGAAGATCACAAGCTGGAATCAGAATTCAACCTCGATAATTTGAGGAAGCGGGTTACACAGTTGGAGAAAACAAAGGCTGAAAGGAAGAAGAGTGCAACAGCTGGTAAACCTAAGAAGCGCAGCATCCGTGCTGGAGGAGCGGGTTCTTCCCGTCCATCCAAATCAGCCAAATTCCATCCGCATCCATCCTCGTCTTCCAGTCGCAGGAACCTGGCACCTTCTCTGCAGCCTAGTCCCAATGCCAGATTTTCAAGCGCATTCAACTATCCCAGTCAGACTGTATATGATGCCTCAGCTACTGCTAATCCTTATGCTGCAACCTATGGAGCTGCCCACACTCAAAGCCCTGCTGGGATGACCCAACAGCATTACTCACTCCCTGTTGACAATTTGGGTCCACCCGGCTACCGATCCAGCACTGCTTATGTAGGACAGTCTAGCTACGGCATGTATGATTATGGAAATGCCACTCTATCCACTTATCAACCTCCATACACAGTGGATCAATCTAGCTACAGGGGATGA
- the LOC140183413 gene encoding uncharacterized protein codes for MEANLKLRATEAYHVLRYLEGAPGQGILFSSNSKFNISVYTDVDWDNFIALLGFMNIEAVLAMLFCDNISAIHMAKIPALHERSKHVEIDCHFIKEKVEAGIVKTDILTKTLPAP; via the exons ATGGAAGCAAACCTGAAGCTTCGGGCAACCGAAG CCTACCATGTCCTCCGCTACTTAGAAGGGGCACCAGGTCAAGGCATTCTCTTCTCCTCTAACTCTAAATTCAACATTTCGGTCTATACAGATGTAGATTGGGACAATT TCATTGCCCTCCTCGGATTCATGAACATTGAAGCCGTTTTAGCTATGTTGTTCTGTGACAATATCTCCGCCATTCACATGGCTAAAATCCCAGCCTTGCACGAGAGATCGAAGCATGTTGAAATTGACTGCCACTTCATCAAAGAAAAGGTGGAAGCAGGAATTGTGAAAACAGATATTCTCACCAAGACCCTCCCTGCACCCTAG